One genomic window of Elaeis guineensis isolate ETL-2024a chromosome 2, EG11, whole genome shotgun sequence includes the following:
- the LOC105046717 gene encoding serine/threonine-protein kinase STN7, chloroplastic: MATAGGVALGLGLPTSSSSFLSGCYHKSSLKLNRSNSAFGGRRRKQSAAGSTTTRAAAWPVLDDLFLAVGVGLPCTVMECGDIIYRSTLPRSDGLTVTPPGLALALATVSYLWATPGVAPGFFDMFVLAFLERLFRPTVRKDDIVLGKKLGEGAFGVVYKVSLSDPKAASKQGDLVLKKATEYGAVEIWMNERVRRACASSCAEFVYGFLEKKAKGKGAGEYWLIWRFEGEETLADLMLSKEFPYNVETKILGEIQDQPKGLERENRIIQTIMRQILFALDGLHSTGIVHRDMKPQNVIFSEGSRTFKIIDLGAAADLRVGINYIPKEFLLDPRYAAPEQYIMSTQTPSAPSAPVATALSPVLWQMNLPDRFDMYSVGLIFLQMAFPSLRTDGSLIQFNRQLKRCGYDLNAWRTSVEPRASPELRRGFELLDFDGGIGWELLTSMVRYKAGQRTSAKAALAHPYFNREGLLGLSVMQNLRLQFFRATQKDYSEAANWVIKLMARSGTKTEGGFTEAQLQEMREIEPRKGGARRNALASILRLQRKIVRTLNESMDELNRQRKSLWWSRWIPREE, from the exons ATGGCCACGGCGGGAGGAGTGGCCCTGGGCTTGGGTCTCCccacctcctcctcttctttcctctccGGTTGCTATCACAAGAGCAGTCTTAAATTAAATCGCAGCAACAGCGCGTTCGGCGGCCGCCGGCGGAAGCAGTCCGCCGCCGGTTCCACAACCACCAGGGCGGCGGCATGGCCCGTGCTCGATGATCTCTTCTTGGCGGTCGGCGTTGGGCTCCCTTGCACGGTGATGGAGTGCGGCGACATCATCTACCGCAGCACCCTCCCCCGGTCCGATGGCCTCACCGTCACGCCTCCCGGCCTCGCCCTCGCGCTCGCCACCGTCTCCTACCTCTGGGCCACCCCTGGCGTCGCCCCCGGCTTCTTCGACATGTTCGTCCTCGCTTTCCTCGAACGCCTCTTCCGCCCCACCGTCCGCAAG GATGATATCGTCCTTGGGAAGAAGCTGGGCGAAGGCGCCTTCGGCGTCGTCTACAAAGTTTCTTTGTCTGATCCCAAGGCCGCGTCCAAG CAAGGTGATCTGGTGTTGAAGAAGGCGACGGAATATGGTGCGGTGGAGATATGGATGAACGAGCGCGTGCGGAGGGCCTGCGCGAGCAGCTGTGCGGAATTTGTCTACGGCTTTCTTGAG AAAAAAGCGAAAGGCAAAGGAGCAGGTGAGTATTggctcatatggcgttttgaggGCGAGGAAACCCTGGCTGATCTGATGCTAAGCAAAGAGTTTCCCTACAAT GTAGAGACAAAGATACTTGGAGAGATCCAAGATCAGCCAAAGGGGTTAGAGCGAGAGaataggattatccaaacaatcaTGAGACAAATTTTATTTGCTTTGGATGGTCTGCATTCAACTGGGATAGTTCATAGAGACATGAAGCCCCAAAATGTAATCTTCTCTGAAG GGTCTCGCACCTTCAAAATCATCGACCTTGGGGCTGCAGCAGATTTGCGAGTGGGCATCAATTATATTCCAAAGGAGTTTCTTTTGGACCCAAG GTATGCTGCACCTGAACAATACATCATGAGTACACAAACACCTTCTGCGCCCTCTGCTCCAGTGGCAACTGCATTGTCTCCAGTCCTATGGCAG ATGAATTTGCCTGACAGATTTGACATGTACAGTGTGGGGCTTATATTCTTGCAAATG GCATTTCCATCATTACGAACCGACGGCAGCCTCATACAATTCAATCGCCAGCTCAAGAGGTGTGGATATGACTTGAATGCATGGAGAACATCAGTAGAACCTCGTGCTAGCCCAGAACTCCGAAGGGGCTTTGAATTGTTGGATTTTGATGGGGGAATTGGATGGGAGCTTCTCACATCAATGGTCAGATACAAAGCAGGGCAAAGAACCAGTGCCAAAGCTGCCTTAGCACATCCATACTTCAACCGTGAAGGACTTTTAGGTCTTTCAGTCATGCAAAACTTAAGGCTTCAGTTTTTTCGTGCTACTCAAAAGGACTATAGTGAAGCTGCCAACTGGGTCATCAAACTCATGGCAAGATCTGGGACAAAGACAGAAGGTGGCTTCACAGAAGCCCAACTTCAAGAGATGAGG GAAATTGAGCCAAGAAAGGGGGGTGCTCGAAGGAATGCCCTTGCATCCATTCTTCGTCTCCAGAGGAAAATCGTAAGAACACTCAATGAGAGCATGGATGAGTTAAACAGGCAGAGAAAAAGTTTATGGTGGAGCAGGTGGATTCCCAGGGAAGAATGA
- the LOC105046710 gene encoding transcription factor MYBS1: MSSAAAADSGGGGEASWNREEEKAFENALAMVVRPVKTEEGEDGWWELITERVPGKTVAQVRRHYEILVEDVKAIEAGRVPIPRYVGEDSAAASKEKDHHHGLGGDRRFEMGGQGKSLSKSEQERRKGIPWTEEEHRLFLLGLSKFGKGDWRSISRNFVISRTPTQVASHAQKYFIRLNSMNRDRRRSSIHDITSVNGGDVSSPQGAITGQGNANSAAGGSSMKHPSQPNMSTVGMFGPSVGHPVAAHMVSAAGARVMLPPHHAPYVMPVAYPVPPPTTMHQ, translated from the exons ATGTCGTCGGCGGCGGCCGCTGACAGCGGCGGCGGAGGAGAGGCGAGTTGGaacagggaggaggagaaagcctTCGAGAACGCTCTGGCGATGGTGGTGCGGCCGGTGAAGACGGAGGAGGGGGAGGACGGGTGGTGGGAGCTGATCACCGAGAGGGTACCGGGGAAGACGGTGGCTCAGGTGAGGCGGCATTACGAGATCCTCGTGGAGGATGTGAAGGCGATCGAGGCTGGCCGGGTCCCCATTCCCCGCTACGTCGGAGAGGACTCGGCGGCGGCTTCCAAGGAGAAGGACCACCACCACGGATTGGGCGGAGATAGGAGATTCGAGATGGGAGGGCAGGGTAAGAGCCTGTCGAAGTCGGAACAGGAACGTCGGAAAGGCATCCCCTGGACTGAAGAAGAGCACAG GCTATTCCTGCTTGGCCTCAGCAAGTTTGGGAAGGGTGACTGGAGGAGCATATCCAGAAATTTTGTCATTTCAAGGACCCCGACCCAGGTCGCAAGCCATGCTCAGAAGTACTTCATCCGCTTAAATTCCATGAATAGAGATCGCCGGAGGTCGAGCATCCACGACATCACGAGTGTGAATGGAGGAGATGTGTCTTCTCCTCAGGGTGCCATCACCGGTCAGGGCAATGCAAACTCTGCAGCTGGAGGATCATCCATGAAGCATCCTTCGCAGCCAAATATGTCGACGGTGGGAATGTTCGGCCCCTCGGTCGGGCATCCCGTCGCTGCACATATGGTTTCTGCTGCTGGTGCTCGTGTCATGCTTCCCCCACACCATGCCCCTTATGTTATGCCAGTTGCTTATCCGGTGCCTCCTCCCACAACAATGCACCAGTAG